Within Coregonus clupeaformis isolate EN_2021a chromosome 20, ASM2061545v1, whole genome shotgun sequence, the genomic segment TTAGCCATATTTACCCTTTAATCAAATATCCTTCACTCTGTCTTGTGGTGTCAACAGGAGAGGTGAAGGCGTCCATGTCTGGCCCTCCTGGTGATTATGACGGAGCCCCGCCCAGATCAGACCCCGGTGCTAACAACAGTGGCCACTCTGATAACTCCTCCTCCAAACCCTGGTTCGACCCGCAACACATGTCTGGAGGCTGGAACCCCAATCAGCCAGTAAGCTCGTCCTACTGTGTTGTTTATATGCACTGTGTGATAATGTAAAACTCTCAATTTGATATGAGGAATAGTCTGTGTTGATATATTTACAGGTTTACTGTTTTCATAGAGTTGAACAGATTGACTGTAGTTCCTATCTATTGAATCAGTCCCATGCAAACAAACTGTTGAGTTGATGAATGAGTGAGTGGTGAAGGTAGTGTAACATGGAAGATGAGTCTCTGTTTAAACACCCTTTATTTTTGTCCCCTCTCAGCCTCCGTTCGACCCCACCCAGGCGCCCCCGCCTTGCCCGCCCTGGAACAGCCATGAAGGCATGTGGAACGAGCAGAGAGGGGACCCCAGCTGGAGCGGAGGCCCCCCGAGGGGGGAGGGCGGTCCCTGGAGCGGAGGGGGAGGACAGAACGAGCCCCCTCCCAACTGGAGTGGACAGTATGACCAGCCCCCCTGGAGCAACCAGGGGCCTGACCAGCCCCCCTGGGGCCAGAGAGAGCCCCCCTTCCCCCGCATGCAGAGGCCTCCTCACTTCAGAGGGCCCTTCCCGCCCCACCAGCAAGGGCCCCCTCCCTTCAACCAGCCGCCCCCACCTCCCCACAACTTCGGCCGGTTCCCTCCGCGCTTCATGCAGGATGACTTCCCACCCAGGCACCACTTTGAGAGGCCACCCTACCCTCCACACCGCTTTGACTACCCACAGGGAGACTTTCCTGGAGGTAAGAAGACAGGACAGTTCCCACCATGGGAGCTCATTATTCACTGTTTCTTTTTACAAATTTTCTATGACTATTGTATAAGCACCCCTCTGGCTTATTTTCCTGACCACCATCCATAGTTACAGTTCACATCGATTTACGTGATCATTTGTGACTGACAGTTCTATCtacaacatgtaatttaactGAATCCCTCCCCTTGCCCCTGCGTGTTGACCAAGACATGGGCCCCCcgccccaccaccaccccagccAGAGGATCCCTCCTCCGGGCATGGGGGGAGGAGAGCACCCTCCCTGGGGGGGTAACCAGCACCCTGACTTCGGCCCCCCGCCCCATGGCTTCAACGGCCATTCCCCCCATATGAGGCAGCGGCTGTCCCCGGCTCACGTCAACCAGGACGACCCCAGCCTGGTCCCCAACGTCCCCTACTTCGATCTGCCCGCTGGACTCATGGCCCCTCTAGTCAAAGTGAGTAGCATGGGATGGAGATGTCTATTGCTTTTCAAGGATACATTTTCCACAGCTCCCCATACCTAGAGATAAATGTATTTCTCGGGCCCCAGTGATCTAAACTGTTTTGTTCTCTACCTGTTTATGTGCGTAAGCTTGAAGACCATGACTACAAAGCCTTGGATCCCAAAGACATCCGCCTTCCTCCCCCCATGCCGCCTAGTGATCGCCTGCTAGCTGCTGTGGAGGCCTTCTACAGCCCCCCCTCCCACGACAGACCCAGGAACAGGTAAAACACAAACATTTTCACTTCATGTGCTTGAGTGATCAATGCATTATGTGTGCTCTATTGATTGCAATGTCTTTGTCGGTCAGTGAGGGCTGGGAACAGAACGGCCTGTATGAGTTCTTCAGAGCCAAGATGAGAGCCAGGAGGAAAAAGGGCCAGGAGAAACACAACAGGTGAGACAGTCTGCCTGCTGACTAGCCTTatgtctcacacacagacacatccaTTTCATAGACTTATCTGTAGTACAAGGAGACTTTGGGTACCACTTAACATAAAATAAATGTGCCTTTGAAATACAAATGTTTGGCCCTCTGTTTCCCATCTGTAAGTACTGTAAGAGAGATGAGTGCGttaaagaagtgtgtgtgttctctctgtctctcccagtgCCCACGGGGGTAGTCGTTCACACAGCCGTTCTCGTAGTCGGGGCCGCTCCTCATCTCGTTCCAGCTCCAGATCCTCCAAGTCCTCCCGCTCCTCCTCGCGGTCCCGCTCTCGCTCCTACTCCAGATCACGCTCCAGGTACGCACAGATGGGATTCTTCCTGATTTTAACAGGAATTGCAGATTTTGTCAGGAATACTATCAGATACGCCTGTACGATACAATGGAGATGGACTGGTAGACCTTTTTCCTCATTTGGTTGGAGGTTAGGTGGTGATAAGTAACACTGTGGAGTGAACATGGTGAAGGATGACGGATCATGTTGTTCGTCTTTCCCCTCCACAGGAGCAGGAGCCGATCCAGGTCGCCCCGCAGTCGCTCTCGTTCCAGGTCTCGCTCCAGATCTCGCTCTCCTGACAAGAGACGGCTGGAGAGGCACGGGCATGCCTCCACCCCCGCCGCCGCCGCTCCCCAGAAGTCCCGTAGCCCCTCCCCTCCGTAAGTCCCTCTCATCTCAGCATGCACTATCCTGCTCTTCACGCATCGTATTGCCTCTGACATATTTCTTACAAATCTGTGCATATCATACGGATAGGGGCTAGGGACGGGTAGAGACAGTGTAACTGTGCCATCGACATAATGGAGGCAGTCACTCTCACATTGAAAATGTAAAGCAGAGCATTGAAGGCTGTAGATTACTGAATGTATTGGTTGTGATCAACAGCGCTAATTCTGGGCTTGGAGCAGCTCCTCCTATCCTGCCTCCAGACAGCAGGCTGGGAGAGGAGAACAAGGGCCATCAGCTGCTCATGAAAATGGGCTGGAGTGGTTCAGGGGGGCTTGGGGCGAAGGAGCAGGGCATCCAGGACCCCATCAAGGGGGGAGAACTCCGGGACAAGTGGGACCAGTATAAAGGAGTGGGGGTGTCACTGGACGACCCTTATGAGAACTACCGCAGGAACAAGAGTTACAATTTTGTAGCTCGCATGAAAGCAAGGGAGGAAGGTAGGAATGTTCATTAAGTGATCTCTGTAGGTCTTTTTGAAACTGTTGCAATGACATTCTGATGTTGTGGACAGTTGTATTTGTAGGTGATATGACAAACTAAAATATAATCATGTGTGTTTATTTCAGTGAATCGGGAACCACAGGAGGCCCCTCCCGCTGAATGACGTGCATCGAAAAGCAAACAACCCCTACCCAGAACACACCTCTTCACAATTCGTTTTTTGTACAGTATAATGGTCTTAACAGTGTTTCCCTCTATCTGTTTGCAAAATCCTCACATACCAGAAGGTTGGGGTCCTTAGTTTTAATGTTGCTTTTCTTGTGATACTTGTCAATGTATTCTTCTCATGTTCCAGGATTTGATTACTTGGAAATGGATAGAAATAGTATTGTGTTGCTCTTTTATAACAAAAAGAAAATCCCACAAAACAGAGGAATGCACATGGAATCAATGTCATGCCAGCTATAACTGTGAATCAAATGACCCTCTACTAACCactgcctggctacccaaactccttgctccgcCCAAATGCTacgccacgcccacggacgttagtttcttctccgctaTGAAGTATGTAGCAAAACGATAGAGCAGTGGAAGAATTCAGTTTGCGTCGTCAGGCAACTGACCACATGCTGTAGAGAAATAAAGCATTTTAAATACTTGTTTGGATATTCTGTTTGGATAAATGCGCTCATAATTAGTTAACCTCAACCTAGATTAAAAGAAATGTAAAAATAATTGTCAGGTGTCTTTTCTTATGACTTGagtttctttctctttttttttttgatCTCATACAAATCCAATTCATTAAACCAAATGTCTATATATATCCTCATTGATCTGTATACAATTCTATACTTCTACAGAAAGTATGGCACATTTGAGTACATTATCTGTTTTTGATCTAGGTATATTCACAAGCCCCAACAAATTAAATACATATGTCATGTTTTTTCATTAGA encodes:
- the LOC121533614 gene encoding calcium homeostasis endoplasmic reticulum protein-like isoform X3; protein product: MDIPTAPEDQELKNVIDKLAQFVARNGPEFEKMTMEKQKDNPKFSFLFGGDFFAYYRCKLAMEHHQHLYNPPGKEVLDVPPPIAILAPPPIAPATPSLDELIQQSQWNLQQQEQHLLTLRQEQVTAAIALAMEQQTQKLLAETQQDISEFDNLLQPIIDTCTKDAISAGKNWMFNNAKGPLHCELMCSHLRNRITADAAHFELRLHLIYLTNDVLHHCQRKQQRDLLAALQKVVVPIYCTSFLAVEEDKQQKVTRLLQLWEKNGYFDEVTIQQLQSPAVGLGQYQASLITEYAAVVQPVQLAFQQQIQTLKTQHEEFVANLAVQQQTAVVAAAAAVSQLAAAEPDVKAVTTQPGEVKASMSGPPGDYDGAPPRSDPGANNSGHSDNSSSKPWFDPQHMSGGWNPNQPPPFDPTQAPPPCPPWNSHEGMWNEQRGDPSWSGGPPRGEGGPWSGGGGQNEPPPNWSGQYDQPPWSNQGPDQPPWGQREPPFPRMQRPPHFRGPFPPHQQGPPPFNQPPPPPHNFGRFPPRFMQDDFPPRHHFERPPYPPHRFDYPQGDFPGDQDMGPPPHHHPSQRIPPPGMGGGEHPPWGGNQHPDFGPPPHGFNGHSPHMRQRLSPAHVNQDDPSLVPNVPYFDLPAGLMAPLVKLEDHDYKALDPKDIRLPPPMPPSDRLLAAVEAFYSPPSHDRPRNSEGWEQNGLYEFFRAKMRARRKKGQEKHNSAHGGSRSHSRSRSRGRSSSRSSSRSSKSSRSSSRSRSRSYSRSRSRSRSRSRSPRSRSRSRSRSRSRSPDKRRLERHGHASTPAAAAPQKSRSPSPPANSGLGAAPPILPPDSRLGEENKGHQLLMKMGWSGSGGLGAKEQGIQDPIKGGELRDKWDQYKGVGVSLDDPYENYRRNKSYNFVARMKAREEVNREPQEAPPAE
- the LOC121533614 gene encoding calcium homeostasis endoplasmic reticulum protein-like isoform X1, translated to MDIPTAPEDQELKNVIDKLAQFVARNGPEFEKMTMEKQKDNPKFSFLFGGDFFAYYRCKLAMEHHQHPTTHECEEYKLEDLYNPPGKEVLDVPPPIAILAPPPIAPATPSLDELIQQSQWNLQQQEQHLLTLRQEQVTAAIALAMEQQTQKLLAETQQDISEFDNLLQPIIDTCTKDAISAGKNWMFNNAKGPLHCELMCSHLRNRITADAAHFELRLHLIYLTNDVLHHCQRKQQRDLLAALQKVVVPIYCTSFLAVEEDKQQKVTRLLQLWEKNGYFDEVTIQQLQSPAVGLGQYQASLITEYAAVVQPVQLAFQQQIQTLKTQHEEFVANLAVQQQTAVVAAAAAVSQLAAAEPDVKAVTTQPGEVKASMSGPPGDYDGAPPRSDPGANNSGHSDNSSSKPWFDPQHMSGGWNPNQPPPFDPTQAPPPCPPWNSHEGMWNEQRGDPSWSGGPPRGEGGPWSGGGGQNEPPPNWSGQYDQPPWSNQGPDQPPWGQREPPFPRMQRPPHFRGPFPPHQQGPPPFNQPPPPPHNFGRFPPRFMQDDFPPRHHFERPPYPPHRFDYPQGDFPGDQDMGPPPHHHPSQRIPPPGMGGGEHPPWGGNQHPDFGPPPHGFNGHSPHMRQRLSPAHVNQDDPSLVPNVPYFDLPAGLMAPLVKLEDHDYKALDPKDIRLPPPMPPSDRLLAAVEAFYSPPSHDRPRNSEGWEQNGLYEFFRAKMRARRKKGQEKHNSAHGGSRSHSRSRSRGRSSSRSSSRSSKSSRSSSRSRSRSYSRSRSRSRSRSRSPRSRSRSRSRSRSRSPDKRRLERHGHASTPAAAAPQKSRSPSPPANSGLGAAPPILPPDSRLGEENKGHQLLMKMGWSGSGGLGAKEQGIQDPIKGGELRDKWDQYKGVGVSLDDPYENYRRNKSYNFVARMKAREEVNREPQEAPPAE
- the LOC121533614 gene encoding calcium homeostasis endoplasmic reticulum protein-like isoform X2, translating into MDIPTAPEDQELKNVIDKLAQFVARNGPEFEKMTMEKQKDNPKFSFLFGGDFFAYYRCKLAMEHHQHPTTHECEEYKLEDLYNPPGKEVLDVPPPIAILAPPPIAPATPSLDELIQQSQWNLQQQEQHLLTLRQEQVTAAIALAMEQQTQKLLAETQQDISEFDNLLQPIIDTCTKDAISAGKNWMFNNAKGPLHCELMCSHLRNRITADAAHFELRLHLIYLTNDVLHHCQRKQQRDLLAALQKVVVPIYCTSFLAVEEDKQQKVTRLLQLWEKNGYFDEVTIQQLQSPAVGLGQYQASLITEYAAVVQPVQLAFQQQIQTLKTQHEEFVANLAVQQQTAVVAAAAAVSQLAAAEPDVKAVTTQPGEVKASMSGPPGDYDGAPPRSDPGANNSGHSDNSSSKPWFDPQHMSGGWNPNQPPPFDPTQAPPPCPPWNSHEGMWNEQRGDPSWSGGPPRGEGGPWSGGGGQNEPPPNWSGQYDQPPWSNQGPDQPPWGQREPPFPRMQRPPHFRGPFPPHQQGPPPFNQPPPPPHNFGRFPPRFMQDDFPPRHHFERPPYPPHRFDYPQGDFPGDMGPPPHHHPSQRIPPPGMGGGEHPPWGGNQHPDFGPPPHGFNGHSPHMRQRLSPAHVNQDDPSLVPNVPYFDLPAGLMAPLVKLEDHDYKALDPKDIRLPPPMPPSDRLLAAVEAFYSPPSHDRPRNSEGWEQNGLYEFFRAKMRARRKKGQEKHNSAHGGSRSHSRSRSRGRSSSRSSSRSSKSSRSSSRSRSRSYSRSRSRSRSRSRSPRSRSRSRSRSRSRSPDKRRLERHGHASTPAAAAPQKSRSPSPPANSGLGAAPPILPPDSRLGEENKGHQLLMKMGWSGSGGLGAKEQGIQDPIKGGELRDKWDQYKGVGVSLDDPYENYRRNKSYNFVARMKAREEVNREPQEAPPAE